The genomic segment CGTCAGCAGGCAGCTCGCACCTGGTTTGAATCGCTGAGAGACAGGATATGTGCATCCTTCGAAGAAATTGAGCGTGAAATGGGTTCGGATGCCGCGTTTGAATATACACCGTGGGACCGTACCGATCATGACGGATCACCGGGCGGCGGAGGCGTCCGCGGCGTGATGAAGGGCAAGGTTTTCGAAAAAGTCGGCGTAAACGTTTCGACGGTCGGCGGCAGTTTCAATCCCGAATTTGCCAAGACCATTCATGGCGCAGCAGAAGACCCCAATTTCTTTGCAACGGGAATCAGCCTGGTCGCGCACATGTCCAACCCGCATGTCCCTGCAGTGCATATGAACACCCGTTATCTCGTGACGACCAAAAGCTGGTTTGGGGGCGGGGCCGACCTCAATCCCCCTATTCCCTATGAAGACGATACGGCCGATTTTCATGCCCGACTTCGGGCCGCGTGTGCGCCATATGGCCCCGAGGTGTACGAAAAATACCGTGCATGGGCTGAAGAATATTTCTGGATCCCGCATCGCGGCCTTCACCGCGGCGTCGGCGGAATTTTCTACGATCATCTGGAAAACAGCAGCGATGCACTTTTTGAACAGAATTTCGGCCTAACCCGTGATGTAGGCGAGGCATTTCTTGATATTTTCCCCAAACTGGTTCGCCGCCGGATGAACATGGAATATACGCCAGAGCAGAAGCAGGCGCAGCGTCGTTGGCGTGGGCTATATGCCGAATTCAACCTTGTCTATGACCGCGGCACGACCTTTGGTTTGAAAACTGGCGGAAATGTGGATGCGATTTTGATGAGCCTGCCACCCGAGGTGGCTTGGGATTAACAAACTATGCCGTTTACACCCATTGCCAAAGGTGAAATTGGCGCGATCGTGACGTCACTGGAAATGCGAAACAAGCCTTCGCTGCGTGCGCTTCCTGCAACGGATTTGCGGCTGGAGAGATGGCCCAATCCGACTGCGGATAAATATCGCACACTGTATCGCCGGATAGGAGAACCCTGGCTTTGGTTCTCCCGGCTTACGCTTGATGATGCCGAATTATGCAGGATCATCCATGATCCAAAAGTCCGGATTTGGGCGGTAATTGACCAACGCGGAGTCGAACTCGGAATTGTTGAACTCGATTTTCGTGAATCAGGACAATGCGAAATTGCCTTTTTTGGGCTTGTGCCCGAGTTAACGGGCAAGGGTCATGGAAAATGGTTGATGGCCATGGCGCTACAATTCGGCTGGAGCGAACCCGGCGTTGAACGCATATGGGTGCATACATGCACCCTTGATGCGCCGGGCGCGCTTAATTTCTATATCAATTCAGGCTTCACACCCTATCAGCGGCAGGTGGAAACATTTGTCGACCCCCGTCTGATAGGCCTGATACCATCCGATGCCGCGCCCCAGATTCCGGTCATCCCATGAAAGTTAGTTGGGAAGTTAGCGAAGGTTTAACATCTTACCCGGACGCTTTGGCGCGCATGGAAAGGTTGCAAAGTGCGATCCGGGAAGAAGATGCCTCAGAACTCATCTGGTTGCTAGAACATCCGCCCCTTTACACGGGCGGCACCAGTGCGGACCCGGCGGAACTGCTGAGCCGACAATTCCCCGTTTACGACACAGGGCGTGGCGGCCGTTACACCTATCACGGTCCTGGACAACGTGTCGGCTATGTGATGCTGGATTTGGCGAAACGGTGCAAAGACGTCCGCTGTTTCGTGCATGCTTTGGAAGGCTGGGTCATCGATGCCTTGGCCGAATTTAACGTTGAAGCCCGCCGCGCCGACGGGCGTATCGGGATCTGGTGCGATACACGCGACGGACGCGAAGCAAAAATCGGTGCAATCGGAGTGCGGATCCGTCGCTGGGTCACCATGCATGGATTTGCAGTAAATATTCAGCCGGACCTCAGTCATTTTGGAGGCATCGTTCCTTGCGGTATTGCAGAATATCCGGTCACCAGTCTTGCAGATCTGGGCATCTCCGCGTCGTTAGCAGATTTTGACGCGGCATTGTTTTCCACATTCCCCCAATTCCTCAACAACCTTGCCAAAGCGAATGGGGATTGTAGGGTCCCGATGCCGTGAATGGAGATTTTTAATGCATGCCAGAACTTTAATCGCAGCGTTTATCTTGGTGGGATTGTCCGGCTGTGGCGGCAACAAGGAAGACAGCCAGTTAACGGAAACGAGAATGGACGATCTCGATAGCCTTGAAGGCACAATTAGCGACGATATGGTCAACACCGACACATCGACAGACGAAGGACCTATCGAAGCAGCTCCGCCTATCGAAGCAAAGCCGACAGCAAAGACCGACGACAAATCCACCGAAAAAATGACGGGGCCTGCGGCGGCCATCACAGAAGACAAAGCAGCTGCCGAATGAAACTTGCCGAGTCCCTGACGTTGCCATGCGGCGTCCACCTGTCGAACCGGATTGCCAAAGCAGCCATGACCGAAGGTCTGGCCGATATAAACGGACAACCGACGGCGGAATTGGAGAAACTTTACGGAATTTGGTCGGACGGAGGTGCAGCGCTCGATCTTTCAGGAAATATCCATATTGATGCCGAACATCTGGAACGGCCTGGTAACGTCATAATCGACCAAATGCCGACACCGGAGATGCGGGAATCCCTCATCCGCTGGACAAAGGCGGCCACCCGTGGCGGGAATCATTTCTGGGCGCAGATTAGCCACGCCGGGCGCCAGACCATGAAAACGGTCAACCCGCGTCCGAAAGCACCATCGGCGGTAAAATTGAGTTTGCCGGGCGGTCAATTTGGGATGCCCGTTGCATTAACCGAAACAGAAATCCTGCAATTGATCAGTCGCTTCGGTCAGGCAGCACAAATCTGCAAGGAGACAGGTTTCACCGGCGTTCAAATACATGCCGCCCATGGCTACCTTATCTCCCAGTTTTTGAGCCCCTTGAGCAATTTGCGCGATGACCGGTGGGGCGGGAGTCTGGAAAACCGCGCACGTTTTTTACTTTTTACAATCAACACAGTCCGGCAATTAGTCGGGCCTGAATTCCCCATTTCAGTCAAACTGAACAGCGCTGATTTCCAGCGGGGGGGATTCGCATTTGAAGACAGCTTGATTGTGGCGCGTTGGCTTCAAGAGGCGGGCGTTGACCTTATCGAGATTTCAGGCGGGACCTACGAGCAGCCTAAACTATTAGGTATTGAAGGAATGGAAGAGGCCGATCCGCAGGCTGTTGCGGAATCGACAATAGCCCGGGAAGCCTATTTCGTGGATTTTGCCAAAGCAATGAAGGACGAGCTTTCCATACCGCTCATGGTGACGGGCGGCTTCCGTAGTGCTTCAGCTATGGAGCAAGCGCTGAAATCGGGTGCTGCGGATGTCATTGGCCTGGGGCGTCCGCTCTGCGTCATGCCCGACGGACCAAAACGTCTGTTGGGTGGCATGGCTATTTTACCGAAAACAGAAACCCAATTGGCGCTTTTACCAGAATGGCTCGCAGGGCTACGCAAAATCAAAATGATACGGGCTATTGACAGCTTCGCCGTACAATTCTGGTATTACAGTCAGATATACGCACTAGGCAGAACGGGTCGGACAGATCTCAATATGACCGTATTTGCCGCTCTGCGCGAAGTCGAAACATACCAGAAAAACTGGCTGCGGAATCGACGCGCCGCTTTAGCCCGCCGTTAAACGACGGCCCCACTCCAAACCCTGTTCGGAGCGAGACCTTCTAACGGTCAATCCCCTTCGCCGGGCTCTGCAGAGAAATATTTGTCGAATTTGCCTTCTTCGCCTTTATGCTCATCGGCATCGGCAGGCGGTTCGCGACTGCTCGTGATATTCGGCCATTCAGCGCTATAGGTAGCGTTCAGTTCAAGCCACTGCTCAAGACCGCTTTCGGTGTCAGGCAAAATAGCTTCTGCAGGACATTCGGGTTCACAAACACCGCAATCGATGCACTCATTGGGATTGATGACGAGCATATTCTCGCCTTCATAAAAACAATCCACCGGACAAACTTCAACGCAATCCATATATTTGCAGCGTATGCAGGCATCGGTAACAACATAAGTCATCGGCGGAATTCTCCCAAAGGCGGCGGCGAATTAGCCGCTTCACTTTTCTTGCCTATTGTCAGTCACTCGGTCAAGTCAACGCCGATGTATAGCGCACAATAAATTTTTAGCTCAGAATCTGATAGCACGCCTTTGCCTCCGGCGCTGGACCGCGCCTTATAGGCATTATGATCAACTTGAATGTGAGCACTGCTTCGCCCCGGGGCATTGTTACCACGTCTCCTATACCAACTGTGGCGCTACCCTTTTCAATCCTTCGTCCATTGACGCGGATAAATCCACTTTCAGCCCAGCTCAGCGCCAAGTTCCGGCTTTTGGCTATACGCAGAAGGAACAGCAGCTTGTCGATCCGTAGCGCAGTTTCCGGCATGGCTGTTTAAAGCTTTAGACCTTTTAATGCCGCCAGTTGCAACGCGAGCGCCGAAGGTGGCGCAGCTTCCCTTGGCTTTGCCGGCGCGCGATCCGGCATGCCTTTCGCCTTGGCTGTGTCTTTTGACTTGGGTCGCACGGGTCTAGTCCGATGCGACCGCTGTTCTTGTGGCCTTGGCTTCGGCAACCCGACCCAACGCCAATGGGTAAGATTTATTGATGGCACCGGCGCCGTTGACAGCATTTCGACAACCGGGTCATTTTCAAGCGCACTCGCTTCGCCTCCCGCTTGATCCGGAATAGCAGCTTCCTGTTTCTCTGGTTCAGAAACAACGGTTTCTGCGACAACTGCACCCGCCTCCTCTGGCGCCCCGGCCTTTTCGGCGGGTGCCTCTAAATGGCGGAATCCAGCATCCCGCATCAACGCTTTTAAACCGGCATCGCTGAGCCCCAGGGACGTCGCGAAGGCCATATCCATGCTGAAATTGTTCGACTGTCCTCTTGCCTCGTGCGCCTTCTTGATGACGCGTTCGGCCAAATCGATACGGACATATTCATTTCCAACCCGCCGGTAGCCGGCATTTCGCGCTTCACCCGGGTGCGCAAACTTCCATTCCTTCAAGTGAACGGCACTCTCCGGAGGCAATGGCGGCATCGAACGACCATCTCGTGCCGCGAATAGCGCGGCGCGCCATTTCGCTGCTGCAGGCTTTAAAGCGGCGTGATGATAGATATCGAGCGCACCAAAGACGATACCGCCTTTGCGTGCCGCACCGCGCGCTTCTTTTGGAAGGGCGGCAATAGCTTCAGCCAGATAATGGCGACCAGCAATCCCACCTGCGTCGGCCAACTGCACAGCAAGCGCACGGACATTGCCGTCAATATCTACCTGTTGTGCAAGTTCCTGTAAGCCTACAATCCCACCCATGGCTTTTGCCAGCTGCGTTTCAATCCACTGTTCAGCACGTACAGTTATTTCGCGCAAAGCATCGCCTTCCAAGCCGGCAACTGCTTTGACCGGTGTGAAGTTAGGCTGCATCAGACTGCGCCCCTTAGTCAAGAAACCAAGAAGCTCACCTTTCCACAAGATCGCCGGCTTACCATCACTGTCGCCTGCAAGTGCAAAGTCACTATCCTCAGCCATTGCTACATCCCTCGCCTTTTGCCTTAATATTCCTGCCAAATGCCGTTCTGCTGCAGCTAATAGCAGCTTCCGGTCACCTGCTTTCGCTCCTGGGTCAACCCGAAACGAAAAGCCATGTAAAGTTCCAATATCTTCCCCGTCGACCAGAACGCGACTAGCTTCATCTATCTCGACAGGGAAAAGCGCTGTATCCCCACCTGCTTTCCGCAAGAGCATGGCGGTCCGTTTGTCGACAAAACGTTGCCGCAACGCATCGTGCAAAGCGTCAGAAAGCTTGGCTTCCAAAGCACGTGCCCGTTCTGCCATGGCCGCTGGATTGGCAAGCCAGTCAACGCGGTGAGCAATATATGTCCATGTGCGAACAGCAGCGATCCGGGCCGACAGGGTATCGACATCACCCTGAATGTTATCGAGCCTCGCCAACTCGTTCGCATATAGAGATTGCGGTATCACGCGTTCACCTTGCCCCAGATGTTGCCACAGGGAGGCGACGAAGCGGCTGTGATGCTCCTCGCCCATCTGGCGAAAATCAGGAAGGCTTGCAACTTCCCATAGTCGGCCCACATCCAAGGGATGACGGATGAGCATGATAACTTCGGGTATTTCCACGAGCCGCTTTAAGACTGCGAGATCAATAGCTTTGGGCGCCGGCTTTAACCCCGGACGATCGGGTTTTGACTCCAGATCGGCAATCAGCGCTGCAACCGAATCCAATCTTGGCGCGGCCTCACGCCAGTACAACCAATCAAGGCGCGGAAATTTGTGGTTTTCAACCGCCAACACCTCTTCGGGCGAAAACTCGCTTCCTTCGCCGGCTAATGTACCGAAGCTTCCGTCCCTTTGATGGCGGCCGGCCCGACCTGCAATTTGCGCCATTTCGGCAACGGTCAGCCGCCTCCGGCGTGCTCCGTCGAACTTCGACAAACTCGCAAATGCGACGTGGGACACATCCAGGTTAAGACCCATACCAATAGCATCGGTGGCGACCAGATAGTCTACCTCGCCCGACTGGAACATAGCGACCTGTGCGTTGCGAGTGCGCGGGCTGAGTGCTCCCATTACCACTGCTGCACCACCACGCATACGACGGAGCGTTTCCGCCACGGCGTATACCTGCTCAATGGAGAATGCGACGATTGCCGAGCGTTTCGGTAATCTGGAAAGCTTCTTCGCTCCAGCATAGCTTAAAGTCGAGAAACGAGGGCGCGAAATAATTTCAGCTTCCGGCAGAAGCATTCGGATAAGCGGGCGCAGACTTTCCGATCCCAGAATCATCGTTTCCTCACGCCCGCGGGCATTCAGTATTCGATCAGTAAATATATGGCCCCGCTCGGGATCCGCACCCAGTTGCGCCTCGTCAACGGCGACAAAGGCGAAATCCTTTTGGATCGGCATGGATTCGACTGTGCAGCAATACCAGCGCGCCTGTGGCGGCTCGATTCGCTCCTCGCCTGTTATCAACGCGACCCGATCAACGCCTTTGATCGCTACAACACGATCATAAATTTCCCGTGCCAACAAGCGCAGTGGAAAGCCGATCATACCACTCGAATGGGCACACATTCGCTCAACGGCGAGGTGGGTTTTGCCGGTGTTGGTAGGACCAAGAATGGCCGTCAGGGAAATTTTTTCGTGTGGCAAATTTCAGATGCTGGCCGTGCCTGCACTCAACTCTTTCAGTGTAATGGAAGTGTCGGCCAATTGCTCTTTTGTAAAGCGCGCTCCCTCCGTGACCAAGGCTTTGCCCTGCACGTAGTCTTTGGTCATGTTTACACAATCCAAAGCGATAACTTTCCCGCTCTTCAAGTAAATTACGGAAAAACTTCGCGCCGCAGGATCGCCTCTTACGACATGATCGTCGTAGCCAACCGAAAGACCCACAGTCTGCAGGCGCAAATCATATTGGTTTGACCAGAACCACGGCACAGAGTGGTAAGCTGTAAGTTCGCCAGTGATGCTTTTGGCTACGGCATTCGCCATATCATTCGCATTCTGCACAGATTCGACACGCATAATCACGCCACCAGCGAAGCTGTTGGCATGCGCAGCACAGTCTCCGATTGCATAGATATCGGGGAGTGAAGTGCGACAATATTCGTCGACATCTACCCCTGCGCCACCCGCAGCACCGGCGTTCAAAAGAGCAGCGACTGCCGGAATGATACCAATCCCCACAATGACCATTTGTGCTGCAATAACTTCGCCATCGCCGAGTTGGACGCCATCCACATAATCGTCACCCGTCAACGATTCGACAGTTACGCCTAACCTGATATCCACCCCATGGGCGCGATGCTCCGCTTCGAAAAAGCGCGACAATTCTTCGCCTGCTACGCGGGCGAGAACACGATCCAACGCTTCAAGGACGACCACCTCCTTACCCATTTTACGCAGGACAGCCGCTGCCTCAAGACCGATATAGCCGCCCCCGATGATCGCAACACGGGCAACATCGTCAAGTTCGCCGATCATTGCATCAACATCGGACTTGTTCCGAACGACGTGTACGCCCGCCAATTGTGATCCTTCACACAATAACCGACGCGGAGAGCCACCTGTTGCCCAAACCAGTTGGCCATAGCCGACCTGTTCGCCATCAGAAAATGCAACTTGTTGCGCGACAGGATCAACGCTTTCGACGCGCCTCCCCATGAGCATATCGATGGAACGCTCCGCCCAAAATGCGGGAGGACGGATCAATATACGTTCAAATGCCTTATCCCCTGCAAAATAGTCCTTGGACAGTGGCGGGCGTTCGTAGGGATATTCAGTTTCATCTCCGATGATCGCCACGCTACCTTCAAACTTCGCCTGGCGCAGCGCAATTGCCGCCTGTGCACCACTGTGGCCACCACCGACAATCAACACGTCATAATGCTGCATTTAACCGCATCCTTATTCCCATTCGTTGCATAAGCGGTAAGCAGATGGCAGCCGAATAGCCAGCCCTAAGCTTGCGGAACAGCCAAATAGATGGCAGGACATCGGCATGACAACACATATGAATCTAGATTTTGCCCTTGGCGAAAATGCCGAGATGATCCGCGACACAACACAGCGTTTTGCTACCGACAAAATCGCACCCTTGGCATCTAAAATAGACGCCGATGACTGGTTTCCCCGTGATGAGCTTTGGACCGCAATGGGCGATCTCGGGCTACACGGTCTTACGGTTGAGGAAGAGGATGGCGGCCTTGGACTTGGTTATCTGGAGCATGTCGTTGCCGTTGAAGAAGTCAGCCGCGCGTCTGCATCTATCGGATTGTCATATGGTGCGCATTCCAACCTGTGCGTGAACCAGATTCGGCGGTGGGCTTCGCCTGAACAGAAAGCAAAATATCTCCCAAAACTCATATCAGGTGAACATGTCGGCAGTTTGGCGATGTCCGAGGCAGGTGCCGGGTCGGATGTTGTCTCCATGAAATTAAAGGCGGACGCCGTTCAAGGCGGCTATGTTCTGAACGGTACAAAATTTTGGATCACCAACGCACCCTATGCCGACACGCTTGTAGTCTATGCGAAGACGTCGCCGGAAGCCGGCTCGCGGGGTATCACTGCTTTTCTCATCGAAAAGGGAATGGATGGTTTTTCGATCGGTCAAAAGATCGACAAGATGGGTATGCGCGGATCGCCAACGGCTGAGCTTGTCTTCAACGACTGCTTTGTCAGCGAAGAACAGATAATCGGACCACTGCATGGGGGAGTTGGTGTTCTGATGTCCGGGCTGGATTATGAACGTGTGGTCCTTGCAGGATTACAACTCGGCATCATGCAAGCGTGTCTTGATGTCGTTCTGCCTTTCGTGCGTGAGCGTAAACAGTTCGGCAAACCCATTGGCGCGTTTCAATTGATGCAAGGCAAAGTCGCAGACATGTACGTCGCACTAAACTCGGCGCGTGCGTACACCTATGCCGTTGCCCGCGCTTGTGATGCCGGCCAAACTACCCGTTTTGACGCAGCTGGGGTGATTCTGCTCGCTTCGGAAAATGCGGTGAAGGTCGCTGGAGAGGCTATTCAAGCTCTAGGCGGAGCAGGCTACACAAAGGATTGGCCGGTAGAACGTCTGTTTCGCGATGCAAAGCTGCTCGACATTGGCGCAGGAACAAATGAGATTCGACGCATGCTAATCGGGCGCGAGCTGATCGGCGCGGCATGAATGGCCCAATCGAATGGATCGCAGCGTTTGGCACCATTTTAGCGGCGACAATGGTAGCTGCCGACTATAGCCGGCGGGTTACCGGGACTGGCTTTCTGCTTTTTTCGATCGTGTCGTGTTTGTGGGTTTATGCCGGTCTCACCGCAAAAGATGGCACACCACTTGCAATCCAAAATGCGGTGTTATTACTCATAAATCTTTTCGGCGTTTGGCAGTTTTTGATCAGCCGGAAGAAGAAACTGGAAATCAAAAAGGCCGAAGAAATAGCCGATCAAGCGAAACAGGAAGTGGTAAAGGAAACCCGTCAATGATCGCCAGACCTGTGTTAGGCGTGATCGCTTGCAACCGTACTGTTGGAACCGAGAGCGCGCAGGCTGTCATGGATCGCTATATCCGCGCGGCAATGGCCTATGCGAATGTAGCCGCGCTCATTGTACCCTCTCTGCCGGACTTGATGTCCGCTGCCGAAGTGGTCCCTAGGTTGGACGGAATATTGCTAACCGGAAGTCCGTCCAATGTCGCAACGCGGCGTTATAACCAGGATGGCGGCGAAGGCCCCTTCGACGACGCGCGTGACGAAATCGCTTTATCGATGGTAGCTCGCATGATTGATGCGCAAAAACCTGTCTTTGGTATCTGCCGCGGATTTCAGGAAATCAATGTGGCTTTGGGTGGGACATTACGGCGCGACACAAGCGCAAGCGACGATCTGATCCGCCATCATGCGCCGGATGACGTTAGTTTCGACGCAATGTTCAGCCACCGCCATCCCGTTGAGATTGTTGCGGGTGGGTTGCTTGAGGCGGCCTATTCAAAAGCCAGTCTGAATGTAAACTCAGTCCATTATCAGGGCATCGGTCAGCTGGGTGAAGGTCTGTCGGTTGAAGCGCGCGCGCCCGATGGTCTGATCGAAGCGTATAGCGCCCGCCCCAATGGCGCACCCTTGCTTGCCGTGCAATGGCATCCGGAATGGGGCACAGAAAATGACCCGGATTCCCAAACCTATTTTCACCTGCTGGGAAAGGCGTTAAGAGGGGAGTTATGAACCGTTGCGTGACCCGTTATAACCGCTACCAGGCGCGGATAGGCTTTTCACCCTGACATCCTTTTGAATCACGCCATGTCGGGAAAGATGGGGAGTTTTGCTCTCCGTAATTACCGCCCGACTGCAGCTACTCTGTGTTTTCGCACAAACCCATTTCAAAAGGACACCATTATGCCCCGCAATTACGACATCGCAGAACTTCGTCGCCTCGACATCGCCCACCACCTTCCAGCTCAAGCGGATTGGCAGGAAATTGAAGATCTTGGTGGTAGCCGCATCATAACCCACGCCGACGGATGCTACATCCATGACGGCGACGGCAATCGCATATTGGATGGCATGGCGGGCTTGTGGTGCGTCAATGTAGGATATGGACGCGATGAACTGGCTGAAGTTGCGCGTGAACAGATGCTGGAACTGCCTTATTACAACAGCTTCTTCAAAACCGCTAACCCGCCCGCCGTTTTGCTCGCCGACAAAATTGCAAGCCTCACAGACGGTCGCTTACCTCATGTCTTTTTTAACAGTTCAGGGTCGGAAGCGAATGACACCATCTTGCGAATGGTGCGCCACTATTGGCAAGTGAAGGGTGAAAGCAGCCGAACAATCTTTATCAGCCGGCACAATGCCTATCATGGCTCAACAGTCGCAGGCGTGAGCATGGGCGGTATGAAAGCGATGCATGGACAGGGCTTCCCTGCCCCAGGCATATTGCCACTTGCGGGCATCGAACATGTTCGTCAGCCTTATTGGTATAATGAAGGCCGCGACATGACGCCTGAAGAGTTCGGGAACGTCTGTGCGCAAGCAATTGAAGACAAGATTATCGAAGTAGGACCCGAGAATGTCGCGGCGTTCATCGGCGAACCCGTTCAGGGCGCTGGTGGTGTGATTATTCCACCGTCCAATTATTGGCCCCAGGTCGAAGCAATTTGCCGGAAGTATGGCATCCTTCTGGTTTGCGACGAAGTTATCTGCGGTTTTGGACGGACCGGCAACATGTGGGGTCATGAAACAATGGGCGTTAAGCCTGATATCATCGCGATGGCAAAAGGTCTTTCGTCAGGTTATCTGCCAATTTCCGCTGTCGCCGTCAGCGCGGAAATCATATCGGTCATGAAAACCGGTGGGGATTTTGTACATGGCTACACCTACTCGGGCCATCCCGTCGCTTCCGCAGTGGCCTTGCGAAATATTGAAATCATGGAGCGTGAAGGGCTCGTCGAACGCACACGAAACGAAACCGGACCCTATCTGGCAAAAGCTCTCGCCAAGCTGAACGACCATCCTTTGGTTGGTGAAGCCCGCTCTGTCGGCTTGCTCGGTGCCGTTGAAATTGTCGCTGACAAAGAAACCGGAGCCAGATTTGGTGGTGCCGAAGGAACAGCAGGGCCACTGGTTCGTGATATTTGCATTCGCAATGGTCTTATGGTTCGCGGAATCCGCGATAGCATCGTTATGTGTCCGCCGCTGATCATCTCAACGTCCCAGATTGACGACCTAGTAGGCATTATCGGGAAGTCGCTCGACGAGGCTGAACCAAAATTGCGCGCGATCTGAGACAATCCCCATCTCGATGAGATGGGGATAATCCTTGTTGGACAAACATCAATGAGGCGTTACGACCGTGACATGAGCAAAATACTTTCGACCCTTCTCGTCACAGCGCTTTTGTCGACTCCCGCAATCGCGGCACCAAAGCCGGCAAAACCAAAACCACCTGTGCTTTCCTGTAAAATCGCGACACCTGAGGGGTTATCTTATACGGTGATCAAAGCGGGCAAAGGCGAACGGCCCGGAGCGGACGCGAAGGTAAAAGTCAATTACAAGGGCATGCTGACGGCGGATGGCAAAGAGTTTGATTCTGGCCAGAGTGTAGAATTCAAAGTCGGCGGAGTCATTCCGGGCTTTGCACAAGGCCTGCAATTAATGCAGCCCGGGGGCAGCTATCGCCTCTGCATTCCATCAAAGCTTGGCTATGGTGAATCAGGGACCGGCCCCATACCTGCGAATGCAGATCTTGTTTTCGAAGTGGATCTTCTGTCTTTTACTACGCCGCCACCTAAGCCAGTGGTCCCCTTGGCTGAGCGTGCCTGTTCAAATACGACCGGGTCGGGACTGGGTTATCTGGCGATCAAGCAAGGCAATGGCAAAACGCCGACCGAAACCGATATGGCTTTGGTCGACTTCACCACCTTTGACGGCAAAACGGGTGCTTCCCTTGAAAAGAGGGAATGGGAAAAAATTCCACTATCACAGGCAACAGCGGTATTTGTCGAGGCACTCAAGATGATGAAGGTCGGGTCAAGCTACACCTTCTGCTTGCCTAAGTCGAAAACCGAAGATGGCGCGATAGCGGGCGAGCCTGAGATAAACATTCGGGTCGATCTGCTTGATGTGCGCCCCGCTCCTGCCACGGAGTAAGAGCTAATTTGGGACGCACGACATGCGCACCAATTTAGCCTTGAAATCATAGGTCAATGAAGAACATCCGTTAAGGTAGGCCCGACCTAGGGCCATGCTGTAGTTAGGCTTTTTCTTTGACTTGGCCGTCACCACAATTTCATCTTCATCGCCCCGCTGCGTTTCAGGAATGTCTGAGGCATCACCGAAGTCAGATACCCGGACCAGTATCTCGTTAAGATTACGGCCTCCAACATCAAAGGGTAGCCCTAGCTTGACTGCACGCACCGGCCGTTCGACGCCGAAGCGTATCATCGCGAGCTTTTGCTTCTCTGCAAAAGCCCCCTTAAATGAAG from the Sphingorhabdus lacus genome contains:
- a CDS encoding helicase-related protein yields the protein MPHEKISLTAILGPTNTGKTHLAVERMCAHSSGMIGFPLRLLAREIYDRVVAIKGVDRVALITGEERIEPPQARWYCCTVESMPIQKDFAFVAVDEAQLGADPERGHIFTDRILNARGREETMILGSESLRPLIRMLLPEAEIISRPRFSTLSYAGAKKLSRLPKRSAIVAFSIEQVYAVAETLRRMRGGAAVVMGALSPRTRNAQVAMFQSGEVDYLVATDAIGMGLNLDVSHVAFASLSKFDGARRRRLTVAEMAQIAGRAGRHQRDGSFGTLAGEGSEFSPEEVLAVENHKFPRLDWLYWREAAPRLDSVAALIADLESKPDRPGLKPAPKAIDLAVLKRLVEIPEVIMLIRHPLDVGRLWEVASLPDFRQMGEEHHSRFVASLWQHLGQGERVIPQSLYANELARLDNIQGDVDTLSARIAAVRTWTYIAHRVDWLANPAAMAERARALEAKLSDALHDALRQRFVDKRTAMLLRKAGGDTALFPVEIDEASRVLVDGEDIGTLHGFSFRVDPGAKAGDRKLLLAAAERHLAGILRQKARDVAMAEDSDFALAGDSDGKPAILWKGELLGFLTKGRSLMQPNFTPVKAVAGLEGDALREITVRAEQWIETQLAKAMGGIVGLQELAQQVDIDGNVRALAVQLADAGGIAGRHYLAEAIAALPKEARGAARKGGIVFGALDIYHHAALKPAAAKWRAALFAARDGRSMPPLPPESAVHLKEWKFAHPGEARNAGYRRVGNEYVRIDLAERVIKKAHEARGQSNNFSMDMAFATSLGLSDAGLKALMRDAGFRHLEAPAEKAGAPEEAGAVVAETVVSEPEKQEAAIPDQAGGEASALENDPVVEMLSTAPVPSINLTHWRWVGLPKPRPQEQRSHRTRPVRPKSKDTAKAKGMPDRAPAKPREAAPPSALALQLAALKGLKL
- a CDS encoding gamma-glutamyl-gamma-aminobutyrate hydrolase family protein, translating into MIARPVLGVIACNRTVGTESAQAVMDRYIRAAMAYANVAALIVPSLPDLMSAAEVVPRLDGILLTGSPSNVATRRYNQDGGEGPFDDARDEIALSMVARMIDAQKPVFGICRGFQEINVALGGTLRRDTSASDDLIRHHAPDDVSFDAMFSHRHPVEIVAGGLLEAAYSKASLNVNSVHYQGIGQLGEGLSVEARAPDGLIEAYSARPNGAPLLAVQWHPEWGTENDPDSQTYFHLLGKALRGEL
- a CDS encoding isovaleryl-CoA dehydrogenase; the encoded protein is MTTHMNLDFALGENAEMIRDTTQRFATDKIAPLASKIDADDWFPRDELWTAMGDLGLHGLTVEEEDGGLGLGYLEHVVAVEEVSRASASIGLSYGAHSNLCVNQIRRWASPEQKAKYLPKLISGEHVGSLAMSEAGAGSDVVSMKLKADAVQGGYVLNGTKFWITNAPYADTLVVYAKTSPEAGSRGITAFLIEKGMDGFSIGQKIDKMGMRGSPTAELVFNDCFVSEEQIIGPLHGGVGVLMSGLDYERVVLAGLQLGIMQACLDVVLPFVRERKQFGKPIGAFQLMQGKVADMYVALNSARAYTYAVARACDAGQTTRFDAAGVILLASENAVKVAGEAIQALGGAGYTKDWPVERLFRDAKLLDIGAGTNEIRRMLIGRELIGAA
- a CDS encoding NAD(P)/FAD-dependent oxidoreductase, with product MQHYDVLIVGGGHSGAQAAIALRQAKFEGSVAIIGDETEYPYERPPLSKDYFAGDKAFERILIRPPAFWAERSIDMLMGRRVESVDPVAQQVAFSDGEQVGYGQLVWATGGSPRRLLCEGSQLAGVHVVRNKSDVDAMIGELDDVARVAIIGGGYIGLEAAAVLRKMGKEVVVLEALDRVLARVAGEELSRFFEAEHRAHGVDIRLGVTVESLTGDDYVDGVQLGDGEVIAAQMVIVGIGIIPAVAALLNAGAAGGAGVDVDEYCRTSLPDIYAIGDCAAHANSFAGGVIMRVESVQNANDMANAVAKSITGELTAYHSVPWFWSNQYDLRLQTVGLSVGYDDHVVRGDPAARSFSVIYLKSGKVIALDCVNMTKDYVQGKALVTEGARFTKEQLADTSITLKELSAGTASI